A region of the Syntrophales bacterium genome:
TGCCGCCCGGCGCACGGGCGACACAGGCAATGCAAACCCCGGCGGCTTCCGTCCCAGAGCATCACAGATCGTTTCAATAATCTCATTCAAAGTATGAAAACAACCATCCGATACATTGAAAATCTTTCCCGCCGCCGCATCGTGTGACACGGCCACCACGGCGGCACGTGCCACATCCTTGTCATAAACCAGTGTGCGACGGTTGGCACCCTTCCCCACAGGAATGAAGCGGCCCCGTGCCAGAGACCGCACAAGCCGTTGGTAATTTCCCTTGATCCGACTGCCATACACAGCACCGAGGCGCAAAACAGTCCCCAAGGATTGACCGTCGGCGCCTCTCGCATTCAAGACAATCTGTTCGGCAGCACATTTGGTTTGAGCATAAAAAGTGTCAGGATGAGTTGGCGACATCTCATTGAGCACGCTACCATCTGAAGGCCCATACACCGCAATCGTACTGAACAAGACAACGCGCTTCACACCCGCCTTGATTGCAGCTTCAACTACCGTCGCTGTTCCGCCAATATTTACACGCTCGTATTTTTCACGTAATTCAGGCGGCGGATTGACAATGTGCAGGAGCGCCGCCATGAGAGCTTTATCCCAAAATGTTGTTAATTGTCATTCCCGTGAAAACGGGAATCTGGTCTTTTCGGGAACTTATAGATTCCCGCCTGCGCGGGAATGACAAAAGGGTATAGATTTTCAAAGCTCTCGCCATATGAACGACTGAATCCACGCCTTGCATTGCTGATTGGACCGCCACTTGATCAGTGACATCGCCA
Encoded here:
- a CDS encoding NAD-dependent epimerase/dehydratase family protein gives rise to the protein MAALLHIVNPPPELREKYERVNIGGTATVVEAAIKAGVKRVVLFSTIAVYGPSDGSVLNEMSPTHPDTFYAQTKCAAEQIVLNARGADGQSLGTVLRLGAVYGSRIKGNYQRLVRSLARGRFIPVGKGANRRTLVYDKDVARAAVVAVSHDAAAGKIFNVSDGCFHTLNEIIETICDALGRKPPGFALPVSPVRRAAGLMEDGAHLFGLQAPVTRATIDKYTEDIAVDSRRIRDELGFVPQYDLAAGWVETVGEMR